The DNA window ATCTGGTTGATGCTCAGCCCAACAACCCCGCGGCTGTGCCCAAAGCTACTTGTACTAAACCATGACTCCATCTACGAGTAAGGCGACCAAGTTGATGCGAGAAAGGCGAGCAGACGGACGAGGCATGTGCATCCCGCGAGCTGCATGCGGGAGGGCACGCTTGGGAGGCGATTGTTGCGAGCTGTCGGTGTGACTGGCGGCATCGCGATGGGCGCATGTACAAGCAACTTGAAGTCTAGCGATGGCAGCCTCATCTGCTGTCCAGTTGGCCCGGCTAGCAATGCAGTCATGCCCGACCCCACACCAGGCCGACAAGTCAATTGGAGGTCCAGAGCATGCGCCTTTATCTGCGCACCAGCAGTCGGCGAGGCGATGATGTTGAGATtcgcggctgctggacaaGCAGGAAAACAAGGAACGCCACTGAGCATCGTGATGGTCCTACTGGATAACCCGTCCGTCTCCCACGAGTTCTCCGTAATGGTCCAGGCGCAGTaaagagctgctgccagcatgACGTGCGTACGCAGGCCAGATCATCTCGGAACGGGGGCCCGGGCTTGGGGGGGCTGACATATGAGTCTGCGGATGCATTCCGCAAGACCAGTAGGGATGAGAGATAGGGGCAGCAATTTGCCATTTGCAATTTTCCCGTTGGGCCATGGTAGCCTTTTCGTAATTTGTACATGCTTGGCAAGTTGTCATCGTAATACCAAGCCGGTACCCAGGAGTATACTATACCACATCTTGCTCGGCATCAACAACGTACAGTATAGCATTCaagagtacatgtagatatcGTGTTGGTCATGTCGCTGTTTGCTTGGCCTGTTGGGCTCTGGCCATCAACCCACTCGATTCGCGAACGGACTCATCGCGCCAGCTTCGTGGTAGCGACCATTGTATGATGGATACCTGACTCGAATCTGGCCCAACCTTGTGATGGCCCGTAGCCCAAGTCCAAGTCGAGCTGTCTTGAAATTATCTCCCCAAGGATTCCGGAAAGGCCGAGTCCTGGCGGATGGCTACTAGGTCAAAACAGTGATGTGACTGGGTAGGTCAGTAAGATGCTAAAGATGCATGGCCTGAAAGCGATGGTTCTGCTCAATAACAGCACAAGTACCAGCATGTACCAGCTGCCCTGGCAGATTGGCCGTCCGAGTACCGAAGCGATTGATTAAGCGTCCATGTACGATGCGGCATAGTCCGATCTACGCAGCTTGCTGGCAGCGACCTGGACCCTGCGGACTGGAGCCTGTGTCAGAACTACCACCACTAGCATTGCCTACCTGCTTGCAATAGTACAATGACAGCGAACCCAGCGCTGCTAGACTCGTATTCTCGTCAGCTTCTCCGAGGCCTAGTTCGCTGCCCAACTGCCACCACCCGGTTCGTGGCTGGCCCGACGTCCAAGCTGTCGGTGCGACGACGCCAGCAAAACAGGCAACCTGGCAGGCAAGCTAGGAGCCCATGATGGCACTGTTGCTGATCGCATGCTGGCGAGCAGGTCCTGAGTactcgactcgactcgactcgcATGGTGGCAATGCTGGTCTGGCACGGGGTGCTCGGTATGAGACCTACCACCGGTAAGGCGCCGTTGCCATGGCAATCGCAGCAGCTTCGGTCGCTTCCCATCACGGCTCTGCTCTCCGCCAGTACCAAGAGGGCTCCGACAAAAAGAGTAAGCGGGCGGAGCTGGACCAGGTCGTCTGTCGAATTGGCGGTCACCAAGGCGAGCAGATGAGCAGATGAGCAGCGCGGTCGATGGGGCAACGCCTTTGTTTACGGTCCGGATTGACATTGACTGCGGCCCTGGCCCTGGGAGCTGTGAGCTGTGAGATGGGATGCGCGGGTTGGGTACAGATTGCTGGCAGGATTGGCGGCCGAGAGTGTCGACGCAAGGTTAGCGACTGCAGTTGGAGTTGAGCATCATTGAATGATGATTGACCCAAAGACTATCGATGGATTCAGTGGCTTCTGCCACATGCGAGGAACGCGAAAACAGCCCATCACAGGTGCAGGCCCCGCTGTGACAGTGGCTGCGGCCCTGCTGTTGGCGCGTCATGCCACCGCCCATTGCCCGTTTGGAGCGGCGGGAGGGTGCCATCCAGCGCTGTGGCCGCCCATTGCAGCGACGATTGGCAGCCCGAGGTCCACTGGAGGGCAGCCGGCGCACCCTGGATTTCCGGCCAGCGGGCGAATGCTGTAgccagaagcaaaaggagggGTCCAGCGGCGCCCAACCCGCAGTCCGGCTGCAAAGTTGACAGCGCTAAGACAGCAGCTAgcaagggcggcggcgctaGTCTAGTCCAAGCAGCTTGCCGTCTTGGTGCGATGGAGCAGCAACCGCTACCGCAGCCCGCTAGCGGCAGGCGACGATGGCGGGCTTTCGGGCACGACTCCAGCGGCAAGCCTAGCCGCTAAACGTGGACTTGGGTGTTCAATCTCTGTGCGGTGCCTATTCCGTGCCTTGGGCTTACAGCgtggttgatgctgctactgcagCATGTCTGGTGGCTGTCAGGCCCAGGCCCTGGAGGCTGCTTCTGGATGCTTGGGATCGAGAAGTGCATGTAGTGCCTTGGGTACCCATTGGATACAGGTACAGATACAGGGACAGATACAggtctgtctgtctgtctgtctgtctgtctgtctggagctgctgggaTTCCATCCCACGTACCGACAGGCGAGCACCAGGTAGGCCTTTTGCACCAGACCGGGAGCCTGGGTTCTTGTACCGAGTACGGCTGGGTacgctgctcctcctgctggGAACGACGGGTGCCCACGATGGGGTGGCACAAGGCTGGTCACGACCCCAGAAATAGCCCGCGTCCCATTTTCCAGGGTTCAATCTGCATGTACCTGCTGGTACTGCCTACCTCTGCCTGTACATGTCCTGTCCAGGTCCTGTCCAGCACTCCGGATATCTTGTCTCGTCGTCGTTCATCTCCAGATCAACCCGGCTTCGACTCTTTTCGTCGCTCTCGCCAACCTCCTCCGTGTCTCTCAGGCCGCTCCACCTTCTTCTACCTCCCCTTGCCGCGAGCTttgcctccttttttcccttcttctctttccatcttcttatttcccccttctccatcgtGGGGAGCCGCAGCCTTTTATTTGTGCCTCGTCGCCCACATTTTGCCTCGCCCCTCGAAGCGGCTCTTTTACACAGCAAAGAACCGCCGTCCGTCCATCCCTCCGGCCTTGCCCCTCGTCCtggcctcgcctcgcctcacCTGCTCTCACCGCGCATCGTCCGCCACGCCGCCGTTCTTACTGGACACGCAACTGGGCTGGCCAGCCACTCACAGAGCCCGGCCTCGTCTCTTCGTCTGCCTGCTGTTCGCCATCCACTCACCGGCCGCCTTGTCGTCCCCCTGCGTGCGTCCTCCGCGCCCATCACAGACAATCCGCCTCCTGCTCTTGACTCATACGcagtcaaaaaaaaaaaacccccgGGCAGCTCCCCCCGTGATCTATTCGAGCTCGTAcaggcttctcttctccagcagctcgccgCCCTGCCGCTCCCCGGCGAAGCTGCTTGTTCGGTGAATCGGCATATATAGCAACGGCCTGCCTGCTTAGCTTCCATAAAAGCTCAAGCACCCCTCCTTGTCGCTGCTTCAGCCTCACGACTGGCTGTCATCGCTCGATATCAAGGCCGTTTTCTGACATCTCACTGGTTAAAAATACATACACTTAAAGCGCGACAGAATCTGACCATCTACGGTCCCGTCGCGCATCGTTTGTTAGGTACTGCCTGCTCGTATAGTGGATACTTGATGCTCGCAGCCGCACACCGCACATCGACAAGTACCTTGTATCACAGCGGAATCCAGCCGGTTGCCCAGCATGTCTCTTCCAGATGGCCGTCCATGCACGTCGCCGtcgcttcttcagcctcagtcgcagccgcagtcgcCGTTACCCGTCAAGCAGGGCTTTTTGCGCAAGCTCCTGGCCCGCTCAGCAAGCACAAGAAGCACAAagtcctcggcctcgtccgTCTCCGCCGACCAGCGACTTGCTCCCGAACCCGTCTCCAGCCCCGGCCTGATCAAGCGCATGTCAAAACGAGTCGTGCCTGGCTTGCCCCGAACCCAGACATTCAAGCGCCAGCTGTCGGAAGATAGAAAACATCTGGCTCCTGTAGAGCCTTCGGCAGAGGAGCGAAGGGCGGCGTCCGTCGACAGGCGGGCTCACTATCCACGCAAACCCAGCGGGCGAGTCTCCAAAACCCACGTCGACCCTCACTCCAGTGCGCcgagcttctttggcgagctTCTCCACGAAACTACTTCAAACTATGCACAGTCACTTCCCCTCGACCTCGCCGAGTTCGAGGCGGCGGATGCGTCGTCCGATATTCCGCATGCCGAAACGGATGATGATTCAGACATTGACGGCAATGAggctgacgatgccgatgacGAGTACGCCACTCAGGACGCGGCATCTGTTGCTGATACTTGCTCCATGACCACGTCGCAGTACGAAGCAATGATTCTCGACAAGTTAGAGCGGGAGTGGATTCTCAATCTGAGCATGCACTTTAGAGACCGTTCAAAACGAGAAAAGTTCTTTGTGACATATCGTGAGGAAGAACATATTTGGCGCCGCGTCACCGTCTCTTTGGATTATCGTGATGCGCCAGAGAATTCTCTAGAGTGGGATCTCAGCCGCACCAAATATCAGAGGGATAAGAGCACCAAGATATACGAGGCTATCCGCGACAGTCTACAGGATATCCAATTTTACGACACAGTGACAAACCTAAAGCTCGAAACTACCGACGGAAGACTACATGTTCACGTAGTCGAAGACGGTAATGTAAGTGACTACTACCCCCGTGTCATCTCTATTGGGACGCATGGCCGTTTTCCATGGCAGACTAACAAAAATCTCCTCAAGGAAATCATTCACTACCCCACCGTTAGCCAGATTCGGCACCTAGGGTGTAAAAGAGTCAAAGAGCGAGACATTGTTTTTGACTCCCACATGTCTGGCTTTGTTTACAAAGTCAGCGTGATGGGCAAAATGCTGATCAAGAAGGAGATTCCCAGCCCCGATACCGTCGAAGAATTCCTCTACGAGGTCAATGCTTTGAGCGGCCTGCGCTTCTCAAAGCACGTTATTGACTTTTACGGAGTGGTagtcgacgatgatgatgagcagGTCAAGGGCCTTCTCATCAGCTTTGCTGGCCAGGGCGCCTTGATCGACATCATCTTTGAGAATTGCAAGGAAAACCACATTGGTCTCCCTTGGAATACAAGGGAGAAGTGGGCAAGACAAATCGTCCAGGGACTGGCTGATGTCCACGAATCCGGATTTGTCCAAGGAGATTTCACCTTGTCTAATATCGTCATCGACGACGCTGGCGATGCCAAAATCATCGACATCAATCGGCGAGGCTGTCCCGTGGGGTGGGAGCCTCCGGAGGCGACGGCCCTCATCGAGTCTAACCAGAGACTATCCATGTATATCGGGGTCAAGTCGGATCTATATCAGCTCGGCATGGTGCTCTGGGGGCTTGCAATGCTTGAGGATGAGCCCGAGACTCAGGGTCGGCCGCTCATCCTGGGACCAGAGATTAACGTACCAGATTGGTATCGACAAATGACGGAAATTTGCCTCAGCGATGACCCGCGAATGAGGCTGCAGGCCTCGTCACTGCTGCGAATGTTTCCGCGAGCTGTCCCGGACGATGAGCACAGTGACGCACTGCGCTCGGATCACGATCCTGTGCGCGTGGATACTGGCGCCGTCAACAACGAGTACCTTTCCGATGGCTACGACGTCGAGTCCCACTCCGCAATGAGGACGGTAGACCTTGACGAGGAACTGGTCTATCCAAGCTCGACATATCTGCATAGCGGGCCTCTTCCTTATGATCAGTACTATACAAGCCGGGGCAGGTCACCGCCGAGCCCACTACCTAGCGATATGGGCGGCGGTGAGGTGGCATACAAATCCGCCTGGGCGGCAAACAGGAACATTGCTCCCTCTTACAGCGACAGCGGGGACAGCTTTGTGATTCCGGACAGTGAATATGACGTGCGGCGACAGCCAACTCCGACGCCGTCGGCTGAGAGGTTTCTCAATATTAGCGATCGACGCTCACGGCCCCTGAACCAGCTCAGTACCTATGAAAGCACAGAATATTTTACAGCCACTGATGATGCAGCTGACAGGCCCGACCGTGGACTATCCGTTCCCATGGCACCCGAATCCAGCTGGGGAGGGTCAGCCGCTAATGATGTGTTTGAAGACGCAGACGCCACGCTGGAACCAAAGGACGCGGATGAAGAGAACTACTTTGCCCATACAATCCCCGCTGTGATTGTAACCGAGTCACCTGTCAGCGCAGTAGCTCGGCCAAGGAGCATTGAGTCACAGGATGATGTGTTTGAGAGAAAACTTGACGGGGAAGAAGACggggaagaagacgctggcAGGCAAGACTCTGCTATTGATATCGACTttgaagctcaagaagcgACCATTATCCCGGATGTCAACATCGAAGCGCCTCGGCTAAGCCCGAGACTCAAGCTTTCGAAAAACACAGCCAATATCAAAGTTAAGCGGCTCAGAAAAGCCTCACCCAGGTCGCCTTCGTCTCACGCAACCCGCCAGCAGACTGATGCAGCCGATACACCCATTTCAACAGACGCGACCATGAGCTCTAGGGTGGACGATGGGGAAGCACTTCGGGTGACGACACCAGAAACCGAGTCGGAGCCTGACTACATCGCCTCACGTTCGCCGGGCTTCAAATCGCCCGATCCCCGGCAAAGCTACAATGCCAGCAGCGCGCAGAGGGCCGGGCAGCTTCTTAATGCAGGCAGCACGAGTGAACGCTGGATCCCGCCAAGCGAGGAGACTTTGGGCCAAACCGAACCAACCGGCGGATTCACGTATCCCAGACACGGAACTATTCCCGTGTCACTGACGGGGATTGGAGCAGCTCACCTGGAGCTTGAAGGAGACTTGTTGCAGGAGAAGGGACTCATCGATGATGAGTTTCAATTAATGACACGACCCGAAGCGGCAACACCGCTCATGATTACGACAGATGCGCAGACATGAACAAccagacacacacacatatacaCACAGATTTCATTGGCATACAGCGATAGCCTGCTCTTTGTTTGTCTTTACTGctttactttacttttttttcctttttttctttctcgcatcttctcatcactgcctctctttttttgatctCATTCAAAACGTTGTTGATATTTTTGCTTTCTTGCGATTCCCTTGTGTAAAGTAGATATAACTGCGCAGGCAACTGAcctggcttcttttttcctttttacgATTTTGGATTATGAATATTTATGGATATCACGACATTTGGAAATGACCTGGGCCAGCAAGATAGCATAGCGCCGGACTAACGAGTATGAGATATGACTAGTTGGCAATCAAGTAGAACAAATTGAATATTAAGATGTTGTTCATATTGAGGATGCTGTGAATAGGGATTAAGTATCAAGATGCTGTTCATATTGAGGCTTCTACAAATACTTGCAATAGACCCATACGTTCAGAAATTGCCTATTATGGAAATATTCTAGAAGAAGCACTAGAAACCGGGTGAGGCTGCTCGTGTGCAGTGTGGCTACTAAGCCTAGTCCCGTGTAACTCGAACCAAAGGCTGGCCGTTTTCGATCCTTTTTCAAACTTTTCTGTTGGGAAGGGGGGTGTGTATCTAGTGATTGAATTTCGGAGggttacaaaaaaaaacgtgcTCATGGAATGGATGGGATGAATGAAACTTGAGTAATTGGGCATTGAGGGCGAAtaaactctttttttgacAAGATGAGCATGTGAACCGAGGCATCGGAGAGAATTAACGAATGAACCATACAAGCATGTATATACGTATTTGTTTTTGGGGAGTTGGGGGTGGGTCAAGTTCAAGTTGGGATGGGAACGGATGGATGAGCCGGGATCTCAactggctttttttttttttttttggctctAGTTATCCGAAATGAATATGGGGGAAAGAAAATGGATAGCCTATCAAGGGATGGATGTGAATAAGCGAGACGAAGTTGTGGCTGTCTATCGATGGGGGGATGATCTTAGtggagagagacagaaacATGTGAAAAGAGACAGAGATAAATAGATTAAGCATAAACTGAAACCATTGGTACGATAAGAGAAATGTCGTTTATAGGTGTGGCTTTGGTTATACTCTTGGGGACTATTGATTACAGCAGAATGACATGTTGAAGCGGTGGCGCATGTTTGAAATGATACCAGAGTGAGTATCGGCACATGAATGTAGATTGATGCTGTATACTAACATTGTGATTAAACGAATGTAGACAAGTGAATAAAGAAGAGCCATTAAGCTACCCATCTAAAAAACTCCGGTTGAGCGCCGAGAAATGGCGTCACATTTGCAGCATTCATTCCATCGCTTGTCAAAACATCCCGAACACCCCGATGAtaagaagaaagaacaaaaaaaaaaagcttgtACTCCTAAAGCTGCGCCGCAACAAAGTCCAGGTGGATCAGAGACAGTGCGGCTGCTCAATCAGGGCCGTAAAGGTACCAAAagaggagggaagaagatAATGTTGGCAGCTgtgaaaaacaaaaagatgCCCTATAgagtagagaagaagaaaagaatcaaTGAATACTAAATAAGGGCTGACAAAAGCGACAAGAGCAGTATAAACAGCCAATCAACTCGGAAGAACCAAAAAcacatcttctccagccatgTGCTCAGCTCGAATCTGCCGCTGCGAAACAGGCCGAATTACCAATTCCGCTAGCTCCAAACGGTGAATTGCGTCTGCATGAGACTGGATCAATCTGCCACTCAACGGCTCTCTCTTGACCAGCAATACGTTGCCATGAAGCTTGTATGTGACATGCTCCCAAGCCTGGATCAAAGGAACCTCGAGTTTAAACATCCATGTCCCTCTCCAGGTCATCACGGTAGGTCGCTGTTTCCCCGCGCTGCTCGCCTTGTACCGTGACGTCTGGTATCGAAAGACGGCCGCCACCCCTCGCTGTCCATTCCAAATCTCCATGAGTTCAAGTTTGGGCATACTCAAGGCCGCGCGGGCTGCTCGGACTAACATGGTGGTGATCTTGGGCTGAGCGCCGAGGGGCTCGAGCAGCTGCGAAGTGAGGACGAGCGTTTTCAAAGACGCCCACTCCGAGCCACGGCCGCGGGCCTCGAAGAAATGTTTAGCGTCTATAATGAAGGACGCGGAGATCTGCTCGAGCTTGAGGCAGCTGGCGATGGCCCGGGCGACGTCCTAGTTTGGGCTTCGGGAGGCGTCGCAGCCCTCGAAGTAGAACGGATACCGCTGATGGAAGTTCTCGAAGATGACGAGTTTTCTCAAACGCGAAGGGGCAACGAGTTGAAAGAACGTTTTGTAGTCTGTAGAGTAAGAACAACGACGGGTCAGCCCCCTTGGTGGTATCGTATGGAACCATCAACGAAATGTAGCCCCTTGTTCACTTACTACCGTCTGTCGTCTTTTGCGCATCATCCCGCCACTCTCTCCAGGGCTCGTAGTGGATTTCTCGCAGTCTGGGAAACCGtgacaacagcagcagtagcgtTCTTGGTGACCATCGCCTTCGAGTCTGCTGGCGAAGAAGCACCGCCGTCACTGCCGGAGCCAGGGGCATGCCCAGCCACCATTCGTTCTCTTCCTTTATTGTATCAAATGGTCCTTTTACCTGGATTGGATCGAACACTTTACCGACTGCGCGGTCAGTAATGAAAATCTCATTGTCACTCCCTTGGCGCTGGCTGTAGTCGCTGTCGTCACTGTCGTCACTGATGTAGTCACTGTCGTCGCTGTAGTCGCTGTCATCGCTGTAgtcgctgtcgtcgtcggctGTAGCCGGCATAGAcagctccagaagctcaCTGTAGTCGCGCTCTCTCTGGTTGAACGGGTGATCGGGCTCAAAAGTCAGGTACTTGAACCAATACGCCGAATCACTGGGCGAGTGGACGCTGATGTCGAGCACTAAGCTGGACCTGTTGCTCCATGAGCTCAGAGTATCCACCACCTCGTGCAACGCTCTCCCGATGGCGTGGCTGTCGGCGATGCTCATTCCTTGCACCCTAGATTCCTGTAGCCCGTATTCTTCGAGCTCCAAGCAGAGCCAGATGTATCGCACGTGTCTCTGGGTGCGAAAGGTCATGAGGTCAAGCTGTTCGATACGTGGCATCGTCAGTTGGAGATGGGAAAAGTTGTGCGGCTCGATGATGGCCTGCCATTCCCGGGACACTGCGGCATAGGCGGCCAGGCCACCGTCGGTCTGAAGCAATGCATTGAGGATCGCCCGCCGGGCCGCGACGGGCAAGTTgtgccatgatgatgatgtcctATTAGCTGTATCCGATGCCATTTGTACGAGCAATGTGATGTAAGCAGTACTTGTCCAAAGCAGAGATCAACATTGTAACAGCTACGGTATTTACTAGTAGTCTTTGGTAGGAAAAGGGAGAatgtggaagatggaaagaagaagcaagagcTGAGGTAGTCggtcctgctgctgctgcaggtaGATGTACATTTTTAGAGTCTTGGAgacttgcttttctcttttcaagTATATCTTGGTACTGGAAATAACAAGAACAAAATTATTAACTGCATTACCAACATTACTCTTGAAACTTATCAACTCTACAtatttcttgctgctgtatAAAACAAAAACTGTCCAACAGCTTGCTGTCTTGGCCTCCATCACGACTACAATCTAGCCAACGGTTTATAGAATCTCTCACATGATTTTGCTGCCATTACTTACTTTCTGGAGCACAATGAGGTGGTTATTCATCAGCCAAAAACTACCTGATTGTTGTCCATCGTGTCATCGCTCAACATACAGCAGTACTAGTTTTTCGAGCCAAGAACATATACTACGTCGCGTATCCACCTCCGGATTTTGCCAGGGTGTCACATCTACACAGAATAACATCATTCTTATTGGGCAGATGGGTTTCATACAATTCAAGTTGGCTCGCACGCTGTCGTCAGCAAAAGCTCTTCGTTCACATGAGAGCCGTCAAGCATGAAGCATCCGAGGCTTGTACTCCGTGCTCTGATAACCGTGACGAGCGCCACGCGTAATTCGCAACAAGTGCCTCCCCAGCAGGAATAGCCGCTGTCCAGGGCACAGCAACAAGAGAGTGAAGCTGTACTTGTAGCATGTCGTTTCATTCCCCTGCCTCCCATTCGCCCATTTGGCAACCTTGCAGATAAAAAGATATGTCTTCAGCGCTAACCTGAACGAGAGCTTGTTTCGCTGCGGGGACTGCCTCGGCTGCGGGGACtgcgaaaaagaagagcaagaaaaaaagttgttGGGGAAAGgacggagaaaaaaaggttgaGCGCTTGTGCCGCTGGAGCGTGATTGGCTCAACCTGGTGGCAGCGATTGCGCTAAAAAAGGGTACCACGTCAAGCACGTTTAGCCACTTGCGGCAGACCAGCTTTCGAGGTACCGCTGCGCCGGGGGAGGGGGTGGGTGTAGAGTTTTGATAAAGATTGAGAGATGAGGGCGAGAGATTGGGGAGCTGTCAGGCGATTGAAGCGGCATCTGCTGATTCTGGCAGCTGGACGAGAAGTGAATGATGCTATGCGCTTCAACGTTGGGGAATTCCAATTGCAGAGAAACATCACCATCGCCGTCCATCAGCTGATTTCGCAGTCCCAACTGGCCTCGCCTCGAATCGTCGCTCACTTACACGCCCTCACGTCTCGCCGCCTGCCCCAGCGATCCAACAAAACCAGCCCAAAGTACCGCCCCAGGTACTCCCATCGGCCCCGGTACCCCCATCCATGCGCCATGCGCCCACCGCCATCGAGTACCCCCCCACCACTCAACTACCGCGCTGCGACATTCCCTGGCGGATCCACGGATGCGTGTTCCCAGCCCATTTCTCGCTTTTGCTGTTTTCAATCAACCATCTCCACAAAGGCAAAAGTCGCCGTGGCAGTGACAACGGCCATGGCCGACGCCGCACGCTGCACAGGTGTATCTTGTCCTGCTGCAATTTTTTCACCATTTTCGCCTTCGCTAGACCTGCTAGATTCTTCTTGCTGATCCGCTGGGCCGCCCTATTCGGGAAACCCCAGCGCTCTGGCCCCgagcctggcctggcctgccCTGATTCTCAGCTTTCCACAGGCCCTGTTGATCAAACGCCCCCCCCTCAAGGGCATCTTGATATAAGAGACAGAGAGCTCCCCATCTCACACACCCTCCACAACACAACACAACACGAAAAGAGCTCCTCACTTCTTTTCACTCTTCTCACCCCtccctctccatctcatccccctgtccctctccctcccccgGGActtggtttctttttataacaCCTTTTTTTCGCTCTCATTCTCGacatctcttcctcttctcttttccttctgtGTCCAGCCTTGATAAGACTTGTTCAATATCAGAGCAGCAACAAAAATGTCAGAATCTTCCGCCGCGGCCTCAAAGGCCCAGGCGTCGGCCTTCCCTGATGGCACCACCGACTACGTGCCTCTGCGCGCCAGCGGCAAATACGACCTCAAAAAGGTGCACATCTCAGAGACGCCCATGACCTGGGGGAACTGGTACAAGCACGTCAACTGGCTCAACACCaccttcatcgtcttcatccccCTGCTGGGCTTCGTCTCCGCCTACTGGGTGCCTCTCAAGCTGGCCacggccatcttctccgtcATCTACTACTTCAACACTGGTCTAGGAATCACAGCTGGTAAGTCGGAAGGCTCATTTGACTATCAAGGAATTCACTTACTTACTCATACAAGGCTACCACCGTCTCTGGGCTCACTCCTCATACAAGGCCACTCTCCCCCTCAGAATCTACCTTGCCGCTGTCGGTGCTGGCGCCGTCGAAGGCTCCATCCGCTGGTGGTCAAGAGGCCACCGCTCTCACCACCGATACACCGACACCGACAAGGACCCCTACTCCGTCCGCAAGGGCCTCCTGTACTCCCACATCGGCTGGATGGTCATGAAGCAGAACCCCAAGCGAATTGGCCGCACTGACATCACCGACCTCAACGAGGACAGCATCGTTGTCTGGCAGCACCGCAACTACCTCAAGTGCGTCATCTTCATGGGCCTCGTCTTCCCCACCCTCTTCTGCGGCCTCATGTTCAACGACTTCCTCGGCGGCTTCGTCTACGCCGGCATCCTCCGCATCTGCTTCGTCCAGCAGGCCACCTTTTGCGTAAACTCCCTCGCCCACTGGCTCGGCGACCAGCCCTTTGATGACCGCAACTCACCCCGTGACCACATCGTCACCGCTCTCGTCACTCTCGGTGAGGGCTACCACAACTTCCACCACGAGTTCCCCTCAGACTACCGAAACGCCATTGAGTGGTGGCAGTACGACCCCACAAAGTGGATGATTGCCCTGTGGAAGTTCACCGGCCTCGCCTACGACCTGAAGCAGTTCCGCTCCAACGAGATTGAAAAGGGCCGtgtccagcagctccagaagaAGCTCGACCAGAAGCGTTCCACCCTCGACTGGGGCACTCCCCTCGAGCAGCTCCCCGTCGTCGACTGGGACGACTTTGTCTCTCAGTCCAAGAACGGCAAGGCCctcgttgccattgccggtGTCATCCACGACGTTAccgacttcatcaaggaCCACCCCG is part of the Trichoderma atroviride chromosome 1, complete sequence genome and encodes:
- a CDS encoding uncharacterized protein (TransMembrane:5 (o55-75i82-103o115-134i196-216o222-248i)); its protein translation is MSESSAAASKAQASAFPDGTTDYVPLRASGKYDLKKVHISETPMTWGNWYKHVNWLNTTFIVFIPLLGFVSAYWVPLKLATAIFSVIYYFNTGLGITAGYHRLWAHSSYKATLPLRIYLAAVGAGAVEGSIRWWSRGHRSHHRYTDTDKDPYSVRKGLLYSHIGWMVMKQNPKRIGRTDITDLNEDSIVVWQHRNYLKCVIFMGLVFPTLFCGLMFNDFLGGFVYAGILRICFVQQATFCVNSLAHWLGDQPFDDRNSPRDHIVTALVTLGEGYHNFHHEFPSDYRNAIEWWQYDPTKWMIALWKFTGLAYDLKQFRSNEIEKGRVQQLQKKLDQKRSTLDWGTPLEQLPVVDWDDFVSQSKNGKALVAIAGVIHDVTDFIKDHPGGKALISSAIGKDATAIFNGGVYLHSNAAHNLLSTMRVGVLRGGCEVEIWKRAQFENKDVTYVNDSAGQRIVRAGSQVTKVVQPVASADAA